A single Brassica rapa cultivar Chiifu-401-42 chromosome A04, CAAS_Brap_v3.01, whole genome shotgun sequence DNA region contains:
- the LOC103863142 gene encoding uncharacterized protein LOC103863142, which translates to MRTLCPNFDREDGLETVLEVPMPEELFCSENNKTGSWRSVKTSFLRSSPDNNSSLSTLFGGHDAQIQMLLGIVGAPLIPLPFSSDHDVLDHPMPKLIKNQSIEAAMAKYIVKQYTAASGGDLALDRVESMYAMGKVKMGVTEFCAAKPLIGKRKKKMVRIKNLNNGNGGEMGGFVLWKKGSRQWSLELVVSGCKVSAGCDGNVDWKQSPWLAHSNEPSGPLRRFLQGLDPKTTANMFAGSVCVGEKVVNDEECFVLKLETQTSGLKSRSKNGMETVKHTVWGCFSQRTGLLVQLEDTYLVRIKIGLDEEDVVLWETTSETMIQDYKSVDGIQIAHRGKTQVSLLRLDESLESHSKTTMEESWEIEEVGFNVKGLSSDFFLPPGDLCTKENEESGFNFGDFSSPMMIPLKVSKDSWKLNSSKVTAIEDFEG; encoded by the exons ATGAGAACGCTTTGTCCTAATTTTGACAGAGAAGACGGTTTAGAGACAGTGTTGGAAGTTCCGATGCCGGAGGAGTTATTTTGTTCCGAGAACAACAAGACTGGCTCTTGGAGAAGTGTCAAGACTAGTTTTCTCAGGTCATCGCCGGATAACAATAGCAGCCTCTCCACTCTTTTCGGTGGCCATGACGCTCAGATTCAGATGCTTCTTGGAATCGTCGGAGCTCCGTTGATCCCTCTTCCTTTCTCTTCCGATCATGATGTTCTTGACCATCCCATGCCCAAACTCATCAAAAATCAATCTATc GAAGCAGCCATGGCGAAGTACATAGTAAAGCAATACACTGCAGCATCTGGAGGAGATCTAGCATTGGATAGAGTAGAGAGTATGTATGCCATGGGAAAGGTTAAAATGGGAGTGACCGAGTTCTGTGCAGCGAAACCCCTAATtggaaagaggaagaagaagatggtgaggATCAAAAATCTCAACAACGGAAACGGAGGAGAGATGGGCGGTTTCGTGTTATGGAAGAAAGGATCGAGACAATGGAGTTTAGAGCTTGTGGTTTCCGGTTGTAAAGTCAGTGCTGGTTGTGATGGTAACGTAGATTGGAAGCAAAGTCCTTGGCTCGCACATTCTAATGAACCTTCTGGGCCTCTCAGAAGGTTTCTTCAAGGGCTTGATCCTAAAACCACAGCAAATATGTTTGCTGGATCGGTTTGCGTGGGAGAAAAGGTGGTTAACGATGAAGAATGCTTCGTGCTTAAGCTCGAGACACAGACTTCAGGGCTGAAATCAAGAAGCAAGAACGGTATGGAGACAGTAAAGCATACCGTATGGGGCTGTTTTAGTCAAAGAACAGGACTTTTGGTCCAGCTAGAGGACACTTATCTCGTGCGGATCAAGATTGGTCTTGATGAAGAAGATGTGGTCCTATGGGAAACTACTTCTGAGACAATGATCCAAGATTATAAGAGCGTTGATGGGATTCAGATTGCTCACAGAGGAAAGACACAAGTATCGTTATTGAGGCTTGATGAGAGCTTAGAGAGTCATTCAAAGACTACAATGGAAGAGAGTTGGGAGATTGAAGAAGTGGGGTTTAATGTGAAGGGTTTGTCTTCCGATTTCTTCTTGCCTCCAGGTGACTTGTGTACCAAGGAAAATGAAGAAAGTGGGTTTAACTTCGGAGATTTTAGTAGTCCAATGATGATTCCATTGAAAGTTAGCAAAGATTCGTGGAAACTCAATTCCTCTAAAGTCACAGCTATTGAAGATTTTGAGGGATAA